Proteins from a single region of Allocatelliglobosispora scoriae:
- a CDS encoding glycosyltransferase family 4 protein: protein MTYRPHIVIIVVNLPVERDRRVIRECLALEQAGYRVSVICPSGEEKLKHLPGSRDTAIRSFRQPFGGQGVISFAVEFIWAFLAVSWRLMGLVLRQRVRAVQACNPPDVFWPLALLMRALRKPFVFDHHDLSPELYEIKTDQPKGLVSWLLRVNEKLSMRCASWVVSTNESYRQIAIERGGCRPDRVTVVRNGPSATEVTGSATAPVGPRKRIVYLGVINEQDRVDIAVNAAARLAEMRGREGWELVIAGDGECLPALRSMVSDGKLDDVVSFTGWLGGAEVDALLASATIGIQPDPRTRMAELSTMAKTVEYVARGVPVVATDLLETVRITEGAARYVTSASPDEFAKALDEMLDDERALLSMREAGLRLFAADLAWEHQARKYISVWQRLAPVSRTIPQPRADVSLTGQNPPVNEPIN from the coding sequence GTGACTTATCGTCCGCACATAGTCATAATCGTCGTCAATCTCCCGGTCGAGCGTGACCGGCGGGTGATCCGCGAATGCCTCGCCCTTGAACAGGCCGGATACCGGGTTTCGGTGATCTGCCCATCGGGTGAGGAGAAGCTGAAGCACCTTCCCGGCTCCCGGGACACGGCGATCCGATCCTTCCGCCAGCCGTTCGGCGGCCAGGGGGTCATCTCGTTCGCGGTCGAGTTCATCTGGGCCTTCCTCGCCGTCTCGTGGCGGCTGATGGGCCTCGTGCTGCGCCAGCGGGTCCGCGCGGTGCAGGCCTGCAACCCGCCGGACGTCTTCTGGCCGCTCGCCCTGCTGATGCGGGCGCTGCGCAAGCCGTTCGTCTTCGATCACCACGACCTGAGCCCCGAGCTCTACGAGATCAAGACCGACCAGCCCAAGGGCCTGGTCAGCTGGCTGCTGCGGGTCAACGAGAAGCTCTCGATGCGCTGCGCCTCGTGGGTGGTCTCGACCAACGAGTCCTATCGCCAGATCGCGATCGAGCGCGGCGGCTGCCGGCCCGACCGGGTGACCGTCGTGCGCAACGGCCCGTCCGCCACGGAGGTCACCGGCTCGGCGACGGCCCCCGTCGGGCCCCGCAAGCGCATCGTCTATCTCGGCGTCATCAACGAGCAGGACCGGGTCGACATCGCGGTCAACGCCGCCGCCCGGCTCGCCGAGATGCGCGGCCGGGAGGGCTGGGAGCTCGTCATCGCCGGGGACGGCGAGTGCCTGCCCGCCCTGCGCTCGATGGTGAGCGACGGCAAGCTCGACGACGTGGTCAGCTTCACCGGCTGGCTCGGCGGCGCCGAGGTCGACGCGCTGCTCGCGAGCGCGACGATCGGCATCCAGCCCGACCCGCGGACCCGGATGGCGGAGCTCTCCACCATGGCGAAGACGGTGGAGTATGTCGCCCGTGGCGTTCCGGTCGTCGCGACCGACCTGCTGGAGACGGTCCGGATCACCGAGGGTGCCGCGCGCTATGTGACGAGCGCCTCTCCGGACGAGTTCGCCAAGGCTCTCGATGAGATGCTCGATGACGAGCGGGCCCTGCTCTCGATGCGCGAGGCCGGTCTGCGGCTCTTCGCCGCCGATCTCGCCTGGGAGCATCAGGCCCGTAAATACATCAGCGTCTGGCAGCGTCTTGCGCCGGTGTCGCGGACGATTCCGCAGCCCCGGGCCGATGTGTCGTTGACAGGACAGAATCCTCCGGTCAACGAGCCGATCAACTAG
- a CDS encoding glycosyltransferase family 2 protein, producing the protein MTSVVIPAHNEAAVIDRCLRRLPGDAEVIVIPNGCTDNTAEIARGHVGVNVIELAQPGKSGALRAGDAVAKSFPRIYLDADIELSPGAIDALVAAIEAGALAAVPRRELVLRGRPWTVRAYYAIHGRLPAVRDGLYGRGAIVLAEAARARFDEFPEAIADDLFLDSVVSQDERVAVADAVASVEAPAKLNDLVRRLIRVRAGNSALRGAATGVRQSDRWSWLRDVVAQRPWLLPAGVWYAGVTLYAAWQAGRKSEIAWGRDDSRSVSA; encoded by the coding sequence GTGACAAGCGTCGTGATTCCCGCCCATAACGAGGCGGCCGTGATCGACCGGTGCCTGCGGCGGCTGCCCGGCGACGCCGAGGTGATCGTCATCCCCAACGGCTGCACCGACAACACGGCCGAGATCGCGCGTGGTCACGTCGGCGTGAACGTGATCGAGCTAGCACAACCGGGCAAATCGGGTGCGTTGCGCGCCGGTGACGCGGTGGCGAAGTCCTTCCCGCGGATCTACCTGGACGCCGACATCGAGCTGTCACCCGGCGCCATCGACGCCCTCGTCGCCGCGATCGAGGCGGGCGCGCTCGCCGCCGTGCCGCGCCGCGAGCTGGTGCTCCGCGGCCGCCCCTGGACCGTCCGCGCTTACTACGCCATTCACGGCAGACTGCCCGCGGTCCGCGACGGGCTCTACGGCCGGGGCGCGATCGTGCTCGCCGAGGCCGCGCGGGCGAGGTTCGACGAGTTCCCCGAGGCGATCGCCGACGACCTCTTCCTCGACTCGGTCGTGAGCCAGGACGAGCGGGTCGCCGTCGCCGACGCCGTCGCCTCGGTGGAGGCCCCGGCGAAGCTGAACGACCTGGTCCGGCGCTTGATCCGGGTGCGCGCGGGCAACTCCGCGCTGCGCGGTGCGGCGACCGGGGTCCGGCAGTCCGACCGCTGGTCCTGGCTGCGCGATGTCGTCGCGCAGCGGCCGTGGCTGCTACCGGCCGGTGTCTGGTACGCGGGGGTCACGCTCTATGCCGCATGGCAAGCCGGCCGTAAATCCGAGATCGCGTGGGGGCGCGACGATTCGAGGAGTGTCTCCGCATGA
- a CDS encoding glycosyltransferase family 2 protein, which yields MNPMVSVIVVSYNSADLIGASLSGLKNSSISHELIVVDNASQDGSADRVEADFPSADVVRLPENVGFARAINAGAQRAAGDWILMLNPDAEPVGDLLEAFVSHALDRGGRILAGRTLHADGTDDGRSVFAMPTIWGLVCFATGLSTAFRRSRLFNPDELPGLDRTRATTVPAASGCVLLVERALFTKLGGFTPTYFMYGEDIDLCMRAADLGERVSLVPEAKVVHVGGASSTSAGKLALLMRGKATVFHLRWPGARGAVARGLLSFGVGVRALGSAVTGHAVMWRVVWRDRKTWLAGW from the coding sequence ATGAACCCGATGGTCTCCGTGATCGTCGTCTCCTACAACAGTGCCGACCTGATCGGCGCCAGCCTGAGCGGGCTGAAGAACAGCTCGATCAGCCACGAGCTGATCGTGGTCGACAACGCCTCCCAGGACGGCTCAGCCGACCGGGTCGAGGCGGACTTCCCCTCGGCCGATGTCGTGCGCCTGCCGGAGAATGTCGGCTTCGCCCGCGCGATCAACGCCGGTGCGCAGCGGGCCGCCGGTGACTGGATCCTGATGCTCAATCCGGACGCCGAGCCCGTCGGCGACCTGCTGGAGGCCTTCGTCTCGCACGCCCTCGACCGGGGCGGGCGGATCCTCGCCGGTCGCACCCTGCACGCCGACGGCACCGACGACGGCCGCTCGGTCTTCGCGATGCCGACGATCTGGGGGCTGGTCTGCTTCGCCACCGGCCTCTCCACGGCGTTCCGGCGATCGCGCCTGTTCAACCCCGATGAGCTGCCCGGACTCGACCGGACCCGGGCCACCACGGTCCCGGCCGCCTCGGGCTGCGTGCTCCTGGTCGAACGGGCGCTCTTCACGAAGCTGGGCGGGTTCACCCCGACCTACTTCATGTACGGCGAGGACATCGACCTCTGCATGCGCGCCGCCGACCTGGGCGAGCGGGTGTCGCTCGTGCCCGAGGCGAAGGTCGTGCACGTGGGCGGCGCCTCATCGACGAGCGCGGGCAAGCTGGCGCTGCTGATGCGGGGCAAGGCGACCGTCTTCCACCTGCGCTGGCCCGGTGCCCGGGGTGCGGTGGCGCGAGGCCTGCTGAGCTTCGGTGTCGGTGTCCGCGCCCTGGGGTCGGCGGTCACCGGTCACGCGGTCATGTGGCGGGTGGTGTGGCGGGACCGGAAGACCTGGCTCGCCGGTTGGTGA
- a CDS encoding oligosaccharide flippase family protein, protein MTAIEESTPAAAATVERGGGRLSRTLAWSYVYTAGGYLITALLQLGLAAVLTPRQFGVMTLAMLWVTLALVLLEHGPTMAVIQHNDITEDHLDAAFWSTVGGAVVFTLLFIAITPLWAAANGLPEMIPVCLALAPVILLSAINVIPDAVLNRKLAMKTIAVRVLAAGLAGGLAGLGAALAGAGVWALVTQQLVTPVVAAFLLWRITPWRPRRPRWAVLKPALIDIRTTSLQTISGSIGNFIATRSDAIIMGQFLGPTAIGQYRFAQRFSQMALDISARGLQQVSLPELARHNADNRLLAANLRRLVHLGMLFSTPVLAILAASAESFANFIGPQWADATTPLRILCAFFAISVIGNLLAPGLQAAQRPGLPALFTWIAAGLNLAGMLLAVWLTRDDAGITRLVAIAVAAFLGEFAITVAMIWVTYRRVLRVPVRTLLVPLIPVVLVGGITYGVGYAFEELLPGGINSFLRLVIVGSAAAVTAGTALVLLDSVVRQKVVTVITNRRARSSGPATPPAT, encoded by the coding sequence GTGACCGCGATCGAGGAGAGCACGCCCGCTGCCGCCGCCACCGTCGAACGTGGCGGCGGCAGGCTCTCCCGCACCCTGGCCTGGTCCTACGTCTACACCGCCGGTGGTTACCTGATCACCGCGCTGCTCCAGCTCGGCCTCGCCGCCGTGCTCACGCCCCGCCAGTTCGGCGTGATGACGCTGGCGATGCTGTGGGTGACGCTCGCGCTCGTGCTGCTCGAACACGGCCCGACCATGGCCGTCATCCAGCACAACGACATCACCGAGGACCACCTCGACGCGGCGTTCTGGAGCACCGTCGGCGGTGCCGTCGTCTTCACGCTCCTCTTCATCGCGATCACGCCGCTCTGGGCCGCCGCCAACGGCCTGCCCGAGATGATCCCGGTCTGTCTCGCGCTCGCCCCGGTGATCCTGCTCTCGGCGATCAACGTCATCCCCGACGCCGTACTCAACCGCAAGCTCGCCATGAAGACGATCGCGGTGCGCGTACTCGCCGCGGGGTTGGCCGGAGGCCTGGCGGGACTCGGCGCCGCACTGGCCGGCGCGGGCGTGTGGGCCCTCGTGACCCAGCAGCTCGTCACCCCGGTCGTGGCGGCCTTCCTGCTCTGGCGGATCACGCCGTGGCGCCCCCGGCGGCCGCGCTGGGCGGTGTTGAAACCGGCGCTGATCGACATCCGGACCACGTCGCTGCAGACCATCTCGGGCTCGATCGGCAACTTCATCGCCACCCGCTCCGACGCGATCATCATGGGCCAGTTCCTCGGCCCGACCGCGATCGGCCAGTACCGCTTCGCGCAGCGCTTCTCCCAGATGGCGCTCGACATCTCCGCCCGCGGCCTGCAGCAGGTCTCCCTGCCCGAGCTCGCCCGGCACAACGCCGACAACCGGCTGCTCGCGGCCAACCTGCGCCGCCTGGTCCACCTCGGCATGCTCTTCAGCACGCCGGTGCTGGCGATCCTCGCCGCGAGCGCGGAATCCTTCGCCAACTTCATCGGGCCGCAGTGGGCCGACGCCACGACGCCGCTGCGCATCCTCTGCGCCTTCTTCGCCATCAGCGTCATCGGCAACCTGCTCGCGCCCGGCCTGCAGGCCGCGCAGCGTCCCGGCCTGCCCGCGCTCTTCACCTGGATCGCCGCCGGGCTCAATCTCGCGGGCATGCTGCTCGCGGTGTGGCTCACCCGCGACGACGCCGGCATCACCCGGCTCGTCGCGATCGCCGTCGCGGCCTTCCTCGGCGAGTTCGCCATCACGGTGGCGATGATCTGGGTGACCTACCGCCGGGTGCTGCGGGTGCCGGTGCGCACGCTGCTGGTGCCGCTGATCCCGGTCGTGCTCGTTGGCGGCATCACCTACGGTGTCGGCTACGCCTTCGAGGAGCTGCTGCCGGGCGGGATCAACAGCTTCCTCCGCCTGGTCATCGTCGGCTCGGCCGCCGCGGTCACCGCCGGCACCGCGCTGGTCCTGCTCGACTCGGTGGTACGCCAGAAGGTGGTCACGGTGATCACCAACCGGCGAGCCAGGTCTTCCGGTCCCGCCACACCACCCGCCACATGA
- a CDS encoding glycosyltransferase, producing MIVGGIRDLVRNAGLARDLRSRRPPRIEIVGEPDAAPTVYYVCPDRAHHSGGVRTIYRHVDILNGIGITAAVLHTKRGFHCDWFVNDTVVTSFPEATFGPNDILVIPEWYGPALDAFPPELRKVIFNQGAYHTFDHTPFAASEAGAPYAGIANIVALLAVSADSEALLQHTFPEIPVHRARNVVESHLFHPPLTPAGKRIAYTVRRRPAEREQLLHTLRARGVLAGWELVPIEGFTEAQAAEALRSCSLFFSFAEREGFGLPPAEAMASGCYVIGYTGMGGRELFDPSFCAPIDDGDLLAFAVTAEDAMLRHVRDPEAIAKAGRLASERVLARYTARGLEQDLTAFYRPLLGKA from the coding sequence GTGATCGTGGGAGGAATACGTGACCTGGTGCGCAATGCGGGCCTCGCAAGAGACCTGCGATCGCGTCGCCCGCCGCGGATCGAGATCGTCGGCGAGCCGGACGCGGCGCCGACGGTCTACTACGTGTGCCCGGATCGCGCGCACCACTCCGGCGGCGTGCGCACGATCTACCGCCACGTCGACATCCTCAACGGGATCGGGATCACGGCCGCGGTGCTGCACACCAAGCGGGGTTTCCACTGCGATTGGTTCGTCAACGACACCGTCGTGACCTCCTTCCCGGAGGCGACCTTCGGGCCGAACGACATCCTCGTCATCCCCGAGTGGTACGGACCGGCCCTCGACGCCTTCCCCCCTGAGCTGCGGAAAGTCATCTTCAACCAGGGCGCCTATCACACCTTCGACCACACCCCCTTCGCCGCCAGCGAGGCCGGCGCCCCCTATGCCGGGATCGCCAACATCGTCGCCCTGCTCGCCGTCTCGGCGGACAGCGAGGCGCTGCTGCAGCACACGTTCCCGGAGATCCCGGTGCACCGGGCCCGCAACGTCGTGGAGAGCCACCTCTTCCATCCGCCGCTGACCCCGGCCGGGAAGCGGATCGCCTACACCGTCCGGCGCCGCCCCGCCGAGCGCGAGCAGCTCCTGCACACGCTGCGTGCTCGCGGTGTGCTCGCGGGCTGGGAGCTCGTGCCGATCGAGGGCTTCACCGAGGCGCAAGCGGCCGAGGCGCTGCGCTCCTGCTCGCTCTTCTTCAGCTTCGCCGAGCGTGAGGGCTTCGGTCTGCCACCCGCCGAGGCGATGGCGAGCGGCTGCTACGTGATCGGCTACACCGGCATGGGCGGCCGGGAGCTCTTCGACCCGTCGTTCTGCGCGCCCATCGACGACGGCGACCTGCTCGCGTTCGCCGTCACGGCCGAGGACGCGATGCTGCGGCACGTGCGCGATCCGGAGGCGATCGCCAAAGCGGGCCGGCTCGCGTCGGAGCGGGTGCTGGCCCGTTATACGGCCCGGGGTCTGGAACAGGACCTGACTGCCTTCTACCGACCCTTGCTCGGCAAGGCCTGA
- a CDS encoding glycosyltransferase family 2 protein encodes MATLAIGMPVYNRAAYLERTLACLRDQEYADIEVLIADNASTDDTFEVAKAAAKEDPRIRVIQHAENMGAIPNFNYVFHHTTAPYFAWLASDDMFDPRFFARMVAMLDARPDAVCAMSQVQLIDGDDQPIDGVDENVRSDDPDPAVRFADFAGWGHFCQFTFGVTRRSAMLQTGLMPKFWTGDRLYCAELALTGPMLRDQERLYFIRQHLDRATRAMGRKDNSAVNAYLTPNGSRAFVLHYAKELRASIERAPITEAQKRDCRKALNVWALRNWSKLGRSTGRRVLEVMTRK; translated from the coding sequence ATGGCGACCCTCGCCATCGGGATGCCGGTCTACAACCGGGCGGCTTATCTGGAGCGCACGCTGGCCTGCCTGCGCGACCAGGAGTACGCGGACATCGAGGTGCTGATCGCGGACAACGCCTCCACCGATGACACGTTCGAGGTGGCGAAGGCTGCGGCGAAGGAGGATCCGCGCATCCGCGTGATCCAGCACGCCGAGAACATGGGTGCGATCCCCAACTTCAACTACGTCTTCCACCACACCACCGCGCCGTACTTCGCCTGGCTGGCCTCGGACGACATGTTCGACCCGCGCTTCTTCGCCCGGATGGTGGCGATGCTCGACGCGCGTCCGGACGCGGTCTGCGCCATGTCGCAGGTGCAGCTCATCGACGGTGACGACCAGCCGATCGACGGTGTCGACGAGAATGTGCGTTCGGACGATCCGGATCCGGCCGTCAGGTTCGCCGACTTTGCCGGTTGGGGGCACTTCTGCCAGTTCACCTTCGGTGTCACCCGACGATCGGCGATGCTGCAGACCGGATTGATGCCGAAATTCTGGACGGGTGACCGGCTCTACTGCGCCGAGCTCGCGCTGACCGGGCCGATGCTGCGTGACCAGGAGCGGCTCTACTTCATCCGGCAGCACCTCGACCGCGCGACCCGGGCGATGGGGCGCAAGGACAACTCCGCCGTCAACGCCTACCTGACCCCCAACGGCTCCCGCGCCTTCGTGCTGCACTACGCCAAGGAGCTGCGGGCCTCCATCGAGCGGGCGCCGATCACCGAGGCGCAGAAGCGGGACTGCCGCAAGGCCCTCAACGTCTGGGCCCTGCGCAACTGGTCCAAGCTCGGCCGCAGCACCGGCCGCCGCGTCCTGGAAGTGATGACCCGCAAATAG